From a single Osmerus mordax isolate fOsmMor3 chromosome 6, fOsmMor3.pri, whole genome shotgun sequence genomic region:
- the LOC136944573 gene encoding hairy/enhancer-of-split related with YRPW motif protein 1-like: MKRNHNYSSSDSELDDNIEVEKDSADENGHLDSPLNSMSPPTTTQVQARKRRRGIIEKRRRDRINNSLSELRRLVPSAFEKQGSAKLEKAEVLQMTVDHLKMLHAAGGKGYFEAHALAKDYRSLGFRECLAETARYLSIIEGRDSADPLRVRLVSHLNNYASQREVHSGLTGHLAWGSAFGTPPTHLAHPLLLHHPQGRTATPRSASSPPSSSSSSSSTDASVPPRLAVMSPTDPLRVPPNGTLPLGLSVSATKLSPPLLSSLTSLSAFPLSFSAFPLVSATAHSPMGPSPSLSKPYRPWGTEIGAF, encoded by the exons atgaaaagaaaTCATAATTACAGTTCGTCCGACAGCGAACTGGATGACAATATTGAAGTGGAGAAAGACAGTGCTGACGAAAATGG ACACCTGGACTCTCCCCTCAACTCCATGTCGCCTCCTACAACAACTCAAGTTCAAGCCAGAAAACGGCGCAGAGGA ATTATTGAGAAAAGACGTCGTGATCGAATCAACAACAGTTTGTCCGAACTGAGAAGACTCGTTCCAAGTGCCTTTGAAAAGCAG GGTTCTGCTAAACTTGAAAAGGCAGAGGTTTTGCAGATGACAGTAGACCATCTGAAGATGTTGCATGCAGCTGGTGGTAAAG GTTACTTTGAGGCTCATGCTTTGGCCAAGGACTACCGCAGTCTAGGCTTCAGGGAGTGTCTGGCGGAGACGGCTCGTTACCTGAGCATCATTGAGGGGCGGGACAGCGCTGACCCTCTGCGTGTTCGCCTGGTATCCCACCTCAACAACTACGCTTCTCAGAGAGAGGTTCACTCTGGGCTCACGGGACACTTAGCCTGGGGCTCAGCTTTCGGGACACCCCCAACCCACCTGGCACACCCCCTACTCCTGCATCACCCCCAGGGCCGGACAGCCACACCCCGGAGCGCcagcagccctccctcctcctcgtcatcctcctcttccactgaCGCATCTGTGCCCCCCAGACTTGCTGTCATGTCCCCCACAGATCCCCTCAGGGTGCCCCCCAATGGTACTTTGCCCCTGgggctgtctgtgtctgccaccaagctctccccacccctcctctcttccctcacctccctgtctgcgttccctctctccttcagcgcCTTTCCTTTGGTCTCCGCAACAGCCCACAGCCCCAtgggcccctcccccagcctcagtaAGCCTTACAGACCGTGGGGGACAGAGATAGGGGCCTTCTGA
- the fabp4b gene encoding fatty acid binding protein 4b: MVDQFVGTWKMASSENFDEYMKAVGVGFATRQLGNMAKPNLLFSVDDGVITMKSQSTFKTTEMKFKLNEEFDETTADDRKTKTSMTLENGKLVQKQSWDGKTTILEREIKDGKLIAKCTMDDVVAVRIYEKEA; the protein is encoded by the exons ATGGTTGACCAATTTGTCGGAACTTGGAAGATGGCCTCTAGTGAGAATTTTGATGAATATATGAAGGCAGTAG GTGTCGGGTTTGCCACCAGGCAGCTGGGTAACATGGCAAAGCCAAATTTGCTGTTCAGCGTGGATGATGGTGTTATAACTATGAAGTCTCAAAGCACGTTCAAAACGACAGAGATGAAGTTCAAATTAAACGAGGAGTTCGATGAGACCACAGCAGATGACCGAAAAACGAAG ACCTCGATGACTCTAGAGAACGGTAAACTTGTGCAGAAGCAGTCCTGGGATGGCAAGACCACGATACTGGAGCGGGAGATTAAAGACGGAAAACTCATAGCG aaatgcacaATGGATGATGTTGTGGCGGTGAGGATCTATGAGAAGGAGGCATGA